A stretch of DNA from Cryptomeria japonica chromosome 4, Sugi_1.0, whole genome shotgun sequence:
CAACATAACACTTTAATTAGACCTTATTCATGTCTTCGTAGTTAATTTTTATTGCAATTAATGTCCTAAAAATGTATCATCAAATACATACTTTAATATCATGACTCTTCATATATAACCTaggttattcaaaaaaaaaatctagcATTGTTTTAATTCCCTAGAGTCTTGTtttcttttatgttatttttatgtatttctgattttattattttatatttaatgatAAATTTGTACCTATGAGATACCAAATTTATTTGTTTATGAATTTGTACTTAAATTTACTAAGCACTCAATCCATAAGCTTCAATAGACCTAGAGGttcatgtttttgataaagataaatgagtTTTACAAGTActtgaaaccaaaagttttacagatCAAGGCCAGCAACCAAACAAACATTAAACAGAAGTGAAAcaggggacaaaccccacacaaacacaaagccaaaaaaaaaaatgaaaagcccccaaaaacaagaaaaaacacTCAATTGAGAGAGTGTACTAGTTAAGAATTcttctgaataatcttcttgttgatGTTAACTCTAGACATAACGGTGCATTTAAACTATAATCCATGGTCTAGATTAAGGACATCATTTCACTATGCATGTTTGCATTACTATTTTTATTTGTTTCCTCTTGATTCCATCatgaactaaatttttttttgacccATATTATTCTAAAAAATGTGTATCTAGATAGAATCTATTTAACATAGTTTCACCTATCAAACCTTATACAAGCATGGAGATGATGGGATTAGTCTACTAGATGAATTTTTCTTCTACTCCATTTATGGGCTAAATTTTTTGAAGGGAAATAGTACATCAATTTTTCCACATAAGCCAACTTGATCCTCTTCCCTAAGAATCCTAGAAGAAGGATCTTGAATGTCATCAATCATGCACTTTTCCCTAATTTTTTTGGTAATCTATTTCTCAAACTTCTTAGCTCTTTTGTACCTAGAACATGGGCTAGAACCTATATATGAGCCTATGAATGCACAAAAGAGGAAAACAATGGTGTCATGACTATATAGGGTCCTGCCTTAGTTAACCTCATTTTTcatgtttccacctccataaatagccaaGTTGGATCTGAAATAAAAGTGTGTTCTTTAAACCTTAGGTGTGTATAATATTGTGTCAATAAAATACGTGCATATATGTAAACAAGATCCCTAGTCAAGTGTATTAGAGTGAACCCTAGTTGAAACAATCAAAAGGTGATGCATATATCAACTCAAGGATAAATGAATCACATAAACAATAATGATAAATATTAGATATGAagcttttcccttttcatgttAGTGTTTTAGTTTTTCACTTGTAAATATAATCTTCATATTTAGGCGTGTGTAATGGGAAACTAAATGAAAACCTAAAAGTATTTCCAATAGCTAATTTGCATGGTGTGATATCACCATGAAAGGCGTTTCTACCATACGGATTTAAGGGTAGGATATTCAAAATTTgtagtttttaattttcttgtaaggTTATGGAAAAAATGTTTTTAATGATAAATggacaaaaatatttttcaaatagaAAATGATAAATGGACATAGCCTGAAGATAAAGAGTAGCATAAAGCTCTTAGATGCGTATGTTGGAGGTGACTATATTTCTTAAGGTTATTATTGTAGATTCATGGAGGTGATTTCTGAAAGAGATTACAAGGGGGCTATCACCGATCTATGGTATTGTGTAATTCTCTTTATTTTGCTAGCTGGTTGCTCTCTATTCAATGATAGAAATCTTGCACTTTTTATCATAAGGTAAATACTAAATTTCTCTTACGCATAAATATTGAACACAAGTAATTGAATTTTTCTTATCAGTTAAGAAAAATAATTGAAATACTCTAGAATTTATTTCTTAGGAGACATTTGAGTAACATTATCATAAGGTACATATCCAACATGCTTGAAACAAAGAAATTACTTAGCAAACTTTTGATAGCTTGCATCTAAAATATTGTCACCATTGTCTCAATTGAAACAAGAAATCAAATGAACAAGATGAACACCATCAACACAAGTACTACATACGAAATTATAGATCACATCATATACATCTTTTtgttgaataatttttttatttcaaatacatTTCAATATGTTACAACCAAAATATCTAGTTTTCACAAATTTGCTAAAGTTTTGAATGTTGATAATAGTAAGCTTGTGACAGATTGGAATCTATGTTATTGGAGATGGGAGatagagagaaaggaaatgaaagatttagaaaatttgaaattctaGGTTTTCATAAatagttttaataaaatattatttataaatttaaatatagatatcttcacaaatatacttaatataaatttaaaatgtgTATCCATTGCACCTCCTATTAGTAGAAGTGGTAGTGTTAAATCAGAGATACAAAGAGATTAGatttaagaaagaaataatcttgaAAATTCAAATCTAATGGTTTCCCTCTATATTAGAAGGTGGATATCGAAATACAAGTTGTAAATGTGGTTGACGAGGCAGCCTGAACACGACAATCTTACTTGATTCGAAAGAGAATAaaagattaaaataatattttgatgaaATCAGTACAGAATATCGGCATGAAAATTTCTTCACAAGACGATGCGGCAGTTCTTTCGTATTTCACCCGCCGATCCCGTCAACACATCGATACTCCCCATCTTCACCATGGATTCACCAAATTTGTTACGCCAACTAGATGGATTCACCACGTTACTCTTCACCATATTTCGTGTGGAAGGAGTTGAAAGTAACGTTTGATCCGATGTTAATAATCCCCGCTTTCTATAAAGCTGTGTGTAATATCTGTTGTCAAGCCGAGTGGGGGTAGTTCCCTCCAAAGCTACGGTTGGGTCGGGAGTATCAGCAGGTGGGCAGGTAAGCCTGAGTCGCTGCGCCAGTTGAAAGTCCAGTGTGGGGTCCGCAGCGCCTGTGTTGTTGAAGTGGTAAAGTCTGTCACGAAATGAAGAGCAATGTGATACGCCAATGGAGTGTGCACCTGCATCCAAATGCGATGATCCATATCTTCCTTATTAGAAAactatgaaattagacaaaaaaaacgTCTTTAATCTCTGCTAGAAGTAATTCTTGATCAAAATTTTAATGCTACCCACCTGAAAGAGTTACCATATCTTCCTGTGATAGACCTTTCTTCTCAAATATATCCGTTAACTCTTGGACGTTGAAAGATGGAGGAGGTAAGTTCCCGATGATATCCTCTTCTTTAGAGATTCTCCCGTCTTTTCGACCGGCTGGGACTCGCCAATTCATTTTACCTGCCTGCAAAAGCAAGTAGTCCACAATCCGGAGAGACTGAGTAAACTTTCTATACAAATTGCTCTGATTGTTAAGATATTATGGTTATGACAGGAGTGAGTAAAAAGAGATAGCAACCTTGGATGCACTATCTCGAGCAGCAAATGCAATGATGTCTGCACATGAAACCACTTGAGGGCAAATGGCCTCAATTTCCCGTTTTGCTTCATCTATCACTTCAAACCCTCGAAGGCTTGGAAAATTTGCAGGTGACTCTTTCTCCGCTTTGTTGTCGGGCGTGGAGTCTATGAGAATTGAACCATCGCAACCCTGTAAACATCACCTTATTATATAAGTTCAAACAATTAATACTTAATGAGAAGATCTTTAAGGGAGTTTGGCTTACCCTAACAAAGCAGTCGTGGAAGTGCATCCTGATTAGAGGAGCTACTAATGTAGGGTCTTCTTTTAGGGCTTTGGAGACGGTTCTCTTTATAATGGATTCCGCTTGAGGACATTTATGGCGGTAATAACCCACCTTCAGCCCATTCGCCTGCGCATAGACAGAGCATATGTAGCATGCCATGGTTGTAATAATCAACAAGGATGTTAAAGTCTTCATTCTTGTGGATCTCTGCCTTCGGCCGTAGCAATATATTAGGAACAGAAAAAAGCTAGGCTTGCTTTCGCCCTTTGAGAAAAGCTTTGCAGAACTACTTTTTGAAGAACGAAGGCTTGAATGCTAGGGCTATGCTTAAATTAATGTTGTTTCAATTCAATTCTGTAATGTCTCTATTTATACCGATCATACCCATGACATAGTCTACATAGAATGAGTTGTCTAAGCCAGAGTTGACAGAGTCTATTTATGAAAATAATTGTTTCAGGCGTCGACTTTGATTAGCTGGATTATATGCATATTGACTAATTACCAGCTAACCCAACGCGCAAATTCGTTTATCGCATCCGCTTGCAAACATCACTTGAGAGCAAATATTGTTGACCATGAAAGCTGATATTTTAAAGCTTCTTCAACGCGTTCGACTAGATGAATATAAAATGATTTGTCAACGATAACAACTAAAAGGATGGAAATGCGTATAGAGTAACTCAAATGGGAATGAATTGAATTGTATCAGATTATTAAAAAATTCTACCTATCACAGACGCAATGCTGACTAGCTTACGATATTGATACGTAATTATGTTTAAACTATAATCGATAGTATCTATGAAACCGACCAAGCAAGAAAATGTCAAATCTTCGCCGGCTATGGATATAGCTTAACTGTAGTGTGAAACTTTAGAATAGAAAAGCTTCCAAAGGAACCATGGACTAATTAATACACATGCAAACGCTCATTCAGCTTCTCGAAAACGGAAAAGTGAATAAAGCATAAATGTTACAAAGCAGGCTCAACTTGCTGAAAAGCTCACAACGTTTCGATCTTCACATTATCTCCTA
This window harbors:
- the LOC131074042 gene encoding peroxidase 5, with translation MKTLTSLLIITTMACYICSVYAQANGLKVGYYRHKCPQAESIIKRTVSKALKEDPTLVAPLIRMHFHDCFVRGCDGSILIDSTPDNKAEKESPANFPSLRGFEVIDEAKREIEAICPQVVSCADIIAFAARDSASKAGKMNWRVPAGRKDGRISKEEDIIGNLPPPSFNVQELTDIFEKKGLSQEDMVTLSGAHSIGVSHCSSFRDRLYHFNNTGAADPTLDFQLAQRLRLTCPPADTPDPTVALEGTTPTRLDNRYYTQLYRKRGLLTSDQTLLSTPSTRNMVKSNVVNPSSWRNKFGESMVKMGSIDVLTGSAGEIRKNCRIVL